The following proteins come from a genomic window of Streptococcus pneumoniae:
- the pgk gene encoding phosphoglycerate kinase produces the protein MKQFSEGFLGLDIGPKSIAKLDEALTGAKTVVWNGPMGVFETQISKLVQSVCVMDAIVKQPGVKSIIGGGDSAAAAINLAVQTSSHGLVRVVEHQWNFLKVRFFQDLQP, from the coding sequence GTGAAGCAGTTTTCTGAAGGCTTCCTTGGTCTTGACATCGGTCCAAAATCTATCGCCAAATTGGACGAAGCTTTGACTGGTGCCAAAACAGTTGTATGGAACGGACCTATGGGTGTATTTGAAACCCAGATTTCCAAGCTGGTACAATCGGTGTGTGTGATGGACGCTATCGTGAAACAACCAGGAGTTAAATCAATCATCGGTGGTGGTGACTCAGCTGCCGCAGCGATTAACTTGGCCGTGCAGACAAGTTCTCATGGATTAGTACGGGTGGTGGAGCATCAATGGAACTTCTTGAAGGTAAGGTTCTTCCAGGACTTGCAGCCTTGA
- a CDS encoding IS1380-like element ISSpn5 family transposase, translating into MNSLPNHHFQNKSFYQLSFDGGHLTQYGGLIFFQELFSQLKLKERISKYLVTNDQRRYCRYSDSDILVQFLFQLLTGYGTDYACKELSADAYFPKLLEGGQLASQPTLSRFLSRTDEETVRSLRCLNLELVEFFLQFHQLNQLIVDIDSTHFTTYGKQEGVAYNAHYRAHGYHPLYAFEGKTGYCFNAQLRPGNRYCSEEADSFITPVLERFNQLLFRMDSGFATPKLYDLIEKTGQYYLIKLKKNTVLSRLGDLSLPCPQDEDLTILPHSAYSETLYQAGSWSHKRRVCQFSERKEGNLFYDVISLVTNMTSGTSQDQFQLYRGRGQAENFIKEMKEGFFGDKTDSSSLIKNEVRMMMSCIAYNLYLFLKHLAGGDFQTLTIKRFRHLFLHVVGKCVRTGRKQLLKLSSLYAYSELFSALYPRIRKVNLNLPVPYEPPRRKASLMMH; encoded by the coding sequence ATGAACAGTTTACCAAATCATCACTTCCAAAACAAGTCTTTTTACCAACTATCTTTCGATGGAGGTCATTTAACCCAGTATGGTGGTCTTATCTTTTTTCAGGAACTTTTTTCCCAGTTGAAACTAAAAGAGCGGATTTCTAAGTATTTAGTAACGAATGACCAACGCCGCTACTGTCGTTATTCGGATTCAGATATCCTTGTTCAGTTCCTCTTTCAACTGTTAACAGGCTATGGAACGGACTATGCTTGTAAAGAATTGTCAGCTGATGCCTACTTTCCAAAATTGTTGGAAGGAGGGCAGCTTGCTTCACAGCCAACCTTATCCCGTTTTCTTTCCAGAACTGACGAGGAAACAGTCCGTAGTTTGCGATGCCTCAACCTTGAATTGGTCGAATTCTTTTTACAGTTTCACCAGCTAAACCAACTCATTGTAGATATCGATTCTACCCATTTCACAACTTATGGCAAGCAAGAAGGTGTTGCTTATAACGCCCACTATCGTGCTCATGGCTATCATCCTCTTTATGCTTTCGAGGGGAAGACAGGTTATTGTTTCAATGCCCAGCTTCGTCCTGGTAATCGTTATTGTTCTGAAGAGGCAGACAGCTTTATCACACCTGTTTTAGAACGGTTTAATCAACTTCTCTTTCGAATGGATAGTGGCTTTGCGACCCCAAAATTATACGATTTAATTGAAAAAACAGGGCAATACTACCTCATAAAACTCAAGAAAAATACTGTTCTGAGCCGTCTTGGAGACCTTTCCCTCCCTTGCCCACAGGATGAGGACTTAACCATCTTGCCCCACTCCGCCTACTCAGAAACTCTCTATCAAGCAGGATCTTGGTCGCACAAGCGTCGTGTCTGCCAGTTCTCTGAACGAAAAGAAGGAAACTTGTTCTACGATGTTATTTCTCTCGTTACAAATATGACGAGTGGAACAAGCCAAGACCAGTTTCAGCTTTATCGTGGACGTGGTCAAGCCGAGAATTTCATCAAGGAGATGAAGGAGGGATTTTTTGGCGATAAAACGGATAGTTCAAGCTTAATCAAAAACGAAGTTCGTATGATGATGAGCTGTATCGCCTACAATCTCTATCTTTTTCTCAAACATCTAGCTGGAGGTGACTTCCAAACTTTAACAATCAAACGCTTCCGCCATCTTTTTCTTCACGTGGTGGGAAAATGTGTTCGAACAGGACGCAAGCAGCTCCTCAAATTGTCTAGTCTCTATGCCTATTCCGAATTGTTTTCAGCACTTTATCCTAGGATTAGAAAAGTCAACCTGAATCTTCCTGTTCCTTATGAACCACCTAGAAGAAAAGCGTCGTTAATGATGCATTAA
- the pgk gene encoding phosphoglycerate kinase translates to MLFSHLGRVKEEADKAGKSLALVALTWQQNLVKMLFSQVSLVVLNWKRQSTLLKMDKFSWLKTLRYEDVDGKKESKNDPELGKYWASLGDGIFVNDAFGTAHRAHASNVGISANVEKAVAGFLLENEIAYIQEAVETPERPFVGYPWWFKSFRQDRCYRKLA, encoded by the coding sequence ATTCTTTTCTCTCACCTTGGACGTGTGAAAGAAGAAGCTGATAAAGCTGGTAAATCACTTGCTCTTGTAGCGCTGACTTGGCAGCAAAACTTGGTCAAGATGTTGTTTTCCCAGGTGTCACTCGTGGTGCTGAATTGGAAGCGGCAATCAACGCTCTTGAAGATGGACAAGTTCTCTTGGTTGAAAACACTTCGTTACGAAGATGTTGACGGCAAGAAAGAATCTAAAAACGATCCTGAACTTGGTAAATACTGGGCATCACTTGGAGATGGTATCTTCGTAAACGATGCATTCGGTACAGCTCACCGTGCACACGCATCTAACGTTGGTATCTCAGCAAACGTTGAAAAAGCAGTTGCTGGTTTCCTTCTTGAAAACGAAATTGCCTACATCCAAGAAGCAGTTGAAACTCCAGAACGTCCATTCGTGGGCTATCCTTGGTGGTTCAAAAGTTTCAGACAAGATCGGTGTTATCGAAAACTTGCTTGA
- the pgk gene encoding phosphoglycerate kinase translates to MAKLTVKDVDLKGKKVLVRVDFNVPLKDGVITNDNRITSSSSNY, encoded by the coding sequence ATGGCAAAACTTACTGTTAAAGACGTTGACTTGAAAGGTAAAAAAGTCCTCGTTCGTGTTGACTTCAACGTACCATTGAAAGATGGCGTAATCACTAACGATAACCGTATCACCAGCAGCTCTTCCAACTATTAA
- a CDS encoding phosphoglycerate kinase, with translation MAKLTVKDVDLKGKKVLVRVDFNVPLKDGVITNDNRITAALPTIKYIIEQGGRAILFSHLGRVKEEADKAGKSLALVAADLAAKLGQDVVFPGVTRGAELEAAINALEDGQVLLVENTRYEDVDGKKESKNDPELGKYWASLGDGIFVNDAFGTAHRAHASNVGISANVEKAVAGFLLENEIAYIQEAVETPERPFVAILGGSKVSDKIGVIENLLEKADKVLIGGGMTYTFYKAQGIEIGNSLVEEDKLDVAKALLEKANGKLILPVDSKEANAFAGYTEVRDTEGEAVSEGFLGLDIGPKSIAKFDEALTGAKTVVWNGPMGVFENPDFQAGTIGVMDAIVKQPGVKSIIGGGDSAAAAINLGRADKFSWISTGGGASMELLEGKVLPGLAALTEK, from the coding sequence ATGGCAAAACTTACTGTTAAAGACGTTGACTTGAAAGGTAAAAAAGTCCTCGTTCGTGTTGACTTCAACGTACCATTGAAAGATGGCGTAATCACTAACGATAACCGTATCACAGCAGCTCTTCCAACTATTAAGTACATCATCGAACAAGGTGGACGTGCAATTCTTTTCTCTCACCTTGGACGTGTGAAAGAAGAAGCTGATAAAGCTGGTAAATCACTTGCTCTTGTAGCAGCTGACTTGGCAGCAAAACTTGGTCAAGATGTTGTTTTCCCAGGTGTCACTCGTGGTGCTGAATTGGAAGCGGCAATCAACGCTCTTGAAGATGGACAAGTTCTCTTGGTTGAAAACACTCGTTACGAAGATGTTGACGGCAAGAAAGAATCTAAAAACGATCCTGAACTTGGTAAATACTGGGCATCACTTGGAGATGGTATCTTCGTAAACGATGCATTCGGTACAGCTCACCGTGCACACGCATCTAACGTTGGTATCTCAGCAAACGTTGAAAAAGCAGTTGCTGGTTTCCTTCTTGAAAACGAAATTGCCTACATCCAAGAAGCAGTTGAAACTCCAGAACGTCCATTCGTGGCTATCCTTGGTGGTTCAAAAGTTTCAGACAAGATCGGTGTTATCGAAAACTTGCTTGAAAAAGCTGATAAAGTCCTTATCGGTGGTGGGATGACTTACACATTCTACAAAGCACAAGGTATCGAAATCGGTAACTCACTTGTAGAAGAAGACAAATTGGATGTTGCGAAAGCTCTTCTTGAAAAAGCAAATGGTAAATTGATCTTGCCAGTTGACTCAAAAGAAGCTAACGCATTTGCTGGTTACACTGAAGTGCGTGACACTGAAGGTGAAGCAGTTTCTGAAGGCTTCCTTGGTCTTGACATCGGTCCAAAATCTATCGCCAAATTTGACGAAGCTTTGACTGGTGCCAAAACAGTTGTATGGAACGGACCTATGGGTGTATTTGAAAACCCAGATTTCCAAGCTGGTACAATCGGTGTGATGGACGCTATCGTGAAACAACCAGGAGTTAAATCAATCATCGGTGGTGGTGACTCAGCTGCCGCAGCGATTAACCTTGGCCGTGCAGACAAGTTCTCATGGATTAGTACGGGTGGTGGAGCATCAATGGAACTTCTTGAAGGTAAGGTTCTTCCAGGACTTGCAGCCTTGACAGAAAAATAA
- the psrA gene encoding tyrosine-type DNA invertase PsrA, which translates to MKDFELHLKKAGLAENTVRSYLYGVRFFLENYELKMEDLFEYKGYLLDNFKPKTVNLRLQGVNKYLAFIGHDDLKLKFVKVQQKPFLEDVISHADYLFLKRSLKKDGILKWHFVVWFLGATGARVSELIKLKVEHVEIGYFDIYSKGGKIRRLYIPKKLRNSCLSWLESENRRSGYLFLNKFNEPITARGVAQQLKNYADKYKMNPKVIYPHSFRHLFAKNFLAKYNDIALLADLMGHESIETTRIYLRKTATEQQNIVDKIVNW; encoded by the coding sequence TTGAAAGATTTTGAATTACATTTGAAGAAAGCTGGTTTAGCTGAAAATACTGTGCGTTCGTACCTTTATGGTGTTCGATTTTTCTTGGAGAATTACGAACTCAAAATGGAAGATTTATTTGAATACAAAGGATATTTATTAGACAATTTTAAACCTAAAACTGTCAATTTGCGACTACAAGGAGTAAATAAATATCTGGCTTTTATTGGTCATGATGATTTGAAATTAAAATTTGTCAAAGTACAGCAAAAACCGTTTTTAGAAGATGTCATTAGCCATGCTGATTACCTTTTTCTTAAACGTAGTTTGAAAAAAGATGGTATTTTAAAATGGCATTTTGTCGTTTGGTTTTTAGGTGCAACTGGGGCTCGTGTAAGTGAACTTATTAAACTAAAAGTAGAGCATGTAGAAATCGGTTATTTTGACATTTACTCAAAAGGTGGTAAAATTCGTAGACTGTACATTCCTAAAAAATTAAGAAATAGTTGTCTTAGTTGGTTAGAATCAGAAAATCGTCGAAGTGGTTATTTATTTTTGAATAAATTTAACGAACCAATTACAGCAAGAGGAGTTGCTCAACAGTTAAAAAATTATGCTGATAAATACAAAATGAATCCTAAAGTAATTTACCCTCATTCTTTTAGGCATTTATTTGCTAAGAATTTTTTAGCGAAGTATAATGATATTGCCTTGCTTGCAGATTTGATGGGACACGAAAGTATAGAAACTACTCGAATTTATCTAAGGAAAACAGCTACTGAACAACAAAATATTGTAGATAAAATTGTTAATTGGTAA
- a CDS encoding restriction endonuclease subunit S translates to MVEIVRGGSPRPIKDYLTSEVDGINWIKIGDTEKGEKYINNVKEKIKKSGLNKTRFVKKGTFLLTNSMSFGRPYILNVDGAIHDGWLAISNYENSLNKDYLFYILSSNVVYSQFLSLISGAVVKNLNSDKVASILIPLPPLSEQQRIIEAIESALEKVDEYAESYNRLEQLDKEFPDKLKKSILQYAMQGKLVEQDPNDESVEVLLEKIRAEKQKLFEEGKIKKKDLDISIVSQGDDNSYYGNKDETTSYPIYEIPEAWRYIKFASLVNFRIGKTPPRSEATFWGTEIPWVSISDMPISGYVTNTRESISKLALKSKKIDISPKGTLLMSFKLSIGKVAILDIPATHNEAIISIFPYANKENIIRDYLMIFLPLISTLGDSKDAIKGKTLNSTSISELLIPISNHEEMKRIISKVDLLFQKVSQLFE, encoded by the coding sequence TTGGTTGAAATTGTCAGAGGTGGCTCTCCACGACCAATCAAAGATTATCTTACTTCTGAAGTAGATGGAATAAATTGGATAAAAATAGGTGATACTGAAAAGGGTGAAAAGTATATAAATAATGTTAAAGAAAAAATCAAAAAATCAGGGCTTAACAAAACTAGATTTGTAAAAAAAGGTACATTTTTGTTAACTAATTCTATGAGTTTTGGTAGACCTTATATTTTGAATGTTGATGGTGCAATACACGATGGATGGTTGGCTATTTCGAACTATGAAAACTCATTAAATAAAGATTACCTATTCTATATTCTTTCATCAAATGTAGTTTATTCTCAATTTCTATCTCTAATTAGTGGAGCTGTTGTGAAAAACTTGAATAGTGATAAAGTTGCTTCTATTCTTATCCCTCTCCCCCCACTATCCGAACAACAACGCATAATAGAAGCAATCGAATCAGCTTTAGAAAAAGTAGATGAATATGCTGAAAGTTATAATAGACTAGAACAGCTAGATAAAGAATTTCCAGATAAACTAAAAAAATCTATTCTTCAATATGCTATGCAAGGAAAATTAGTTGAACAAGACCCAAATGATGAATCAGTCGAAGTTTTACTTGAAAAAATACGAGCAGAAAAACAAAAACTCTTTGAAGAAGGCAAGATTAAAAAGAAAGATTTGGACATTTCTATTGTTTCCCAAGGAGATGATAACTCTTATTATGGGAACAAAGACGAAACAACCTCTTATCCTATATATGAAATCCCAGAAGCATGGAGATATATTAAATTTGCTAGCCTAGTTAACTTCAGAATAGGAAAAACTCCTCCACGCAGTGAAGCTACTTTTTGGGGAACTGAAATACCTTGGGTATCTATATCAGATATGCCTATATCTGGTTATGTAACTAATACGAGAGAATCTATTTCTAAATTAGCATTAAAATCAAAGAAAATAGACATTTCACCTAAAGGAACTTTATTAATGAGTTTTAAATTATCTATTGGAAAAGTTGCCATATTGGATATTCCTGCCACTCATAATGAAGCCATTATATCGATATTCCCCTATGCTAATAAAGAAAATATTATCAGAGATTACTTAATGATATTTTTGCCACTTATCTCTACTTTAGGTGATTCAAAAGATGCTATCAAAGGGAAAACATTAAATAGTACCAGTATCTCCGAATTATTAATCCCTATTTCTAATCATGAAGAGATGAAAAGAATCATTTCCAAAGTTGATTTACTTTTTCAAAAAGTTTCTCAACTTTTTGAGTAA
- the pgk gene encoding phosphoglycerate kinase, with the protein MKLQNVHSWAILGGSKVSDKIGVIENLLEKADKVLIGGGMTYTFYKAQGIEIGNSLVEEDKLDVAKALLEKANGKLILPVDSKEANAFAGYTEVRDTEGEAVF; encoded by the coding sequence TTGAAACTCCAGAACGTCCATTCGTGGGCTATCCTTGGTGGTTCAAAAGTTTCAGACAAGATCGGTGTTATCGAAAACTTGCTTGAAAAAGCTGATAAAGTCCTTATCGGTGGTGGGATGACTTACACATTCTACAAAGCACAAGGTATCGAAATCGGTAACTCACTTGTAGAAGAAGACAAATTGGATGTTGCGAAAGCTCTTCTTGAAAAAGCAAATGGTAAATTGATCTTGCCAGTTGACTCAAAAGAAGCTAACGCATTTGCTGGTTACACTGAAGTGCGTGACACTGAAGGTGAAGCAGTTTTCTGA
- a CDS encoding restriction endonuclease subunit S, with protein sequence MVKLTTCYFCDYGSYYGNIPMNWVVIKIKDIFSMNTGLSYKKGDLSINNKGVRIIRGGNIKPLEFSLLDNDYYIDTQFISSEQVYLKHNQLITPVSTSLEHIGKFARIDKDYDGVVAGGFIFQLTPFESSEIISKFLLFNLSSPLFYKQLKAITKLSGQALYNIPKTTLSELLIPLAPFEEQELITQKVEKLFEKVNQLWK encoded by the coding sequence GTGGTCAAACTGACTACCTGCTATTTTTGTGATTATGGCTCTTATTATGGGAATATACCTATGAATTGGGTTGTTATAAAAATAAAAGATATTTTTTCAATGAATACAGGTCTTTCTTACAAGAAGGGCGATTTAAGCATTAATAATAAAGGTGTTAGAATTATACGTGGTGGTAATATTAAGCCTTTAGAATTTTCTCTGTTGGATAATGATTACTACATTGATACACAATTCATCTCCTCTGAACAAGTTTATTTAAAACATAATCAGCTAATAACACCTGTATCAACCTCTTTAGAACATATTGGAAAGTTTGCAAGAATCGATAAAGACTATGATGGTGTTGTGGCTGGTGGATTTATTTTCCAATTAACACCATTCGAAAGTTCAGAGATTATTTCAAAATTTCTATTATTTAACTTGTCTTCTCCGTTATTTTATAAACAATTGAAAGCAATAACTAAACTATCAGGTCAAGCTTTATATAATATTCCTAAAACTACACTGAGCGAGCTATTAATTCCGTTAGCTCCTTTTGAGGAACAGGAACTTATTACTCAAAAAGTTGAGAAACTTTTTGAAAAAGTAAATCAACTTTGGAAATGA
- the glnA gene encoding type I glutamate--ammonia ligase, which yields MPITAADIRREVKEKNVTFIRLMFSDILGTMKNVEIPATDEQLDKVLSNKVMFDGSSIEGFVRINESDMYLYPDLDTWTVFPWGDENGSVAGLICDVYTTEGEPFAGDPRGNLKRALRHMEEVGFKSFNLGPEPEFFLFKLDENGDPTLEVNDKGGYFDLAPTDLADNTRREIVNVLTKMGFEVEASHHEVAVGQHEIDFKYDEVLRACDKIQIFKLVVKTIARKHGLYATFMAKPKFGIAGSGMHCNMSLFDAEGNNAFFDPNDPKGMQLSETAYHFLGGLIKHAYNYTAIMNPTVNSYKRLVPGYEAPVYIAWAGRNRSPLVRVPASRGMGTRLELRSVDPMANPYIAMAVLLEVGLYGIENKIEAPAPIEENIYIMTAEERKEAGITDLPSTLHNALKALTEDEVVKAALGDHIYTSFLEAKRIEWASYATFVSQWEIDNYLDLY from the coding sequence ATGCCAATCACAGCTGCAGATATTCGTCGTGAAGTCAAGGAAAAAAATGTTACCTTTATTCGTCTTATGTTCTCAGATATTTTGGGAACCATGAAAAACGTCGAAATTCCTGCTACAGATGAACAGTTAGATAAGGTCTTGTCGAACAAGGTTATGTTTGATGGATCTTCTATTGAAGGTTTTGTACGTATCAATGAGTCGGATATGTACTTGTACCCGGACTTGGATACATGGACAGTCTTCCCTTGGGGAGATGAAAATGGAAGTGTTGCAGGTCTGATCTGTGATGTCTATACAACAGAAGGTGAACCATTTGCGGGTGACCCTCGTGGTAATTTGAAACGAGCTCTTCGTCACATGGAAGAAGTTGGATTCAAATCCTTCAACCTTGGTCCAGAGCCAGAATTCTTCCTATTTAAGTTGGATGAAAATGGGGACCCAACACTTGAAGTGAATGACAAGGGTGGCTACTTTGATTTGGCACCTACTGACCTTGCGGACAACACACGTCGTGAGATTGTGAATGTCTTGACCAAAATGGGATTTGAAGTAGAAGCGAGTCACCACGAGGTTGCGGTTGGACAGCATGAGATTGACTTTAAGTACGATGAAGTTCTCCGTGCTTGTGATAAGATTCAAATCTTTAAACTTGTTGTTAAAACCATTGCTCGCAAACACGGACTTTACGCAACATTTATGGCGAAGCCAAAATTTGGTATTGCTGGCTCAGGTATGCACTGTAATATGTCCTTGTTTGATGCAGAAGGAAATAACGCCTTCTTTGATCCAAATGATCCAAAAGGAATGCAGTTGTCAGAAACAGCTTACCATTTCCTAGGCGGTTTGATCAAGCATGCTTACAACTATACTGCCATCATGAACCCAACAGTTAACTCATACAAACGTTTGGTTCCAGGTTATGAAGCGCCTGTTTACATTGCTTGGGCTGGTCGTAACCGTTCGCCACTTGTGCGCGTACCTGCTTCACGTGGTATGGGAACTCGTCTTGAGTTGCGTTCAGTGGATCCAATGGCGAACCCTTACATTGCTATGGCTGTTCTTTTGGAAGTTGGTTTGTATGGTATTGAAAATAAAATCGAAGCACCAGCTCCTATCGAAGAAAATATCTACATCATGACAGCAGAAGAGCGCAAGGAAGCTGGTATTACAGACCTTCCATCAACTCTTCATAATGCTTTGAAAGCTTTGACAGAAGATGAAGTGGTTAAAGCTGCTCTCGGAGATCACATCTACACTAGCTTCCTTGAAGCCAAACGAATCGAATGGGCAAGTTATGCAACCTTCGTTTCACAATGGGAAATTGATAATTATTTAGACCTTTACTAA
- the glnR gene encoding transcriptional repressor GlnR → MKEKEFRRNMAVFPIGSVMKLTDLSARQIRYYEDQELIKPDRNEGNRRMYSLNDMDRLLEIKDYISEGYNIAAIKKKYAEREAKSKKAVSQTEVRRALHNELLQQGRFASVQSPFGRG, encoded by the coding sequence ATGAAGGAAAAAGAATTTCGCCGAAATATGGCTGTTTTTCCTATCGGCAGTGTTATGAAGTTGACCGATCTATCGGCGCGTCAGATTCGTTATTATGAAGATCAAGAGTTGATCAAGCCCGATCGAAACGAAGGAAATCGTCGCATGTATTCCTTGAATGACATGGATCGTCTGCTTGAAATCAAAGATTATATCTCTGAAGGTTATAATATCGCTGCCATTAAGAAAAAATATGCTGAACGTGAAGCGAAATCCAAGAAAGCGGTTAGTCAGACTGAAGTACGTCGTGCACTTCACAATGAACTCCTCCAACAGGGGCGTTTTGCTTCAGTACAGTCACCTTTTGGTCGCGGTTAG
- a CDS encoding restriction endonuclease subunit S, with amino-acid sequence MRIKSIYWNFGQNKPEKSFRYIDTSSIDRKKNIINYKNLQYLSPEQAPSRARKLVSQNSVLFSTVRPYLKNIAVVRELKEYLIASTAFIVLDTLLNETYLKYYLLSDNFINRVNNKSTGTSYPAINDYNFNLLLIALPPLSEQQRIVEAIESALEKVDEYAESYNRLEQLDKEFPDKLKKSILQYAMQGKLVEQDPNDESVEVLLEKIRAEKQKLFEEGKIKKKDLDISIVSQGDDNSYYEEVPCEIPESWEWVRLNDITSYIQRGKSPKYSNIPIYPVIAQKCNQWSGFSIDLARFIDPETVHSYQKERLLRDGDLMWNSTGLGTLGRLAIYHENKNPYAWAVADSHVTVIRVLSGVINCHFIYNFLSSPIVQSVIEEKASGSTKQKELLTKTIKEYLIPLPPLPEQSRIVDKIEQFFAHIDALI; translated from the coding sequence GTGAGGATAAAATCAATTTATTGGAATTTTGGGCAAAATAAGCCAGAGAAATCCTTTAGGTATATAGATACGTCTAGTATTGATAGAAAAAAGAACATAATCAACTACAAAAATCTACAATATCTTTCACCTGAACAAGCGCCTTCCCGTGCCAGAAAATTAGTTTCGCAGAATAGTGTCTTATTTTCAACAGTTAGACCATATCTAAAAAATATTGCTGTAGTTAGAGAACTTAAAGAGTATTTGATAGCTAGTACAGCATTTATTGTTTTGGATACTTTACTTAACGAAACATATTTGAAATATTATTTATTATCAGATAATTTTATCAATCGTGTTAATAATAAATCTACTGGAACAAGTTATCCTGCAATCAATGATTATAATTTTAATCTATTATTAATTGCTCTCCCCCCACTATCCGAACAACAACGAATAGTAGAAGCAATCGAATCAGCTTTAGAAAAAGTAGATGAATATGCTGAAAGTTATAATAGACTAGAACAGCTAGATAAAGAATTTCCAGATAAACTAAAAAAATCTATTCTTCAATATGCTATGCAAGGAAAATTAGTTGAACAAGACCCAAATGATGAATCAGTCGAAGTTTTACTTGAAAAAATACGAGCAGAAAAACAAAAACTCTTTGAAGAAGGCAAGATTAAAAAGAAAGATTTGGACATTTCTATTGTTTCCCAAGGAGATGATAACTCTTATTATGAGGAAGTACCTTGTGAAATACCAGAAAGTTGGGAATGGGTGAGGTTAAACGATATAACCTCCTACATTCAAAGAGGGAAGTCTCCAAAATATTCAAATATTCCTATATACCCTGTGATTGCTCAGAAATGTAATCAATGGTCTGGCTTTTCTATTGACTTAGCAAGATTTATTGATCCCGAAACAGTTCATAGTTACCAGAAAGAAAGATTACTAAGGGATGGTGATTTAATGTGGAATTCAACAGGTCTAGGTACGTTAGGACGATTAGCTATTTACCATGAAAATAAAAATCCTTATGCCTGGGCTGTTGCAGATAGCCATGTTACAGTTATAAGAGTCTTATCGGGGGTTATTAATTGCCATTTCATCTATAATTTTCTTTCCTCTCCTATTGTTCAGTCAGTTATTGAAGAAAAAGCGTCGGGTAGTACAAAACAAAAAGAATTATTAACGAAAACTATAAAAGAATATTTAATCCCCCTCCCACCCCTTCCTGAACAATCCAGAATCGTTGATAAAATCGAACAATTTTTCGCCCATATTGACGCACTAATTTAG
- a CDS encoding FUSC family protein — protein MSYFKKYKFDKSQFKLGMRTFKTGIAVFLVLLIFGFFGWKGLQIGALTAVFSLRESFDESVHFGTSRILGNSIGGLYALVFFLLNTFFHEAFWVTLVVVPICTMLTIMTNVAMNNKAGVIGGVAAMLIITLSIPSGETISYVFVRVSETFMGVFVAIIVNYDIDRIRLFLEKKEK, from the coding sequence ATGAGTTATTTTAAAAAATATAAATTCGATAAATCCCAGTTCAAACTTGGTATGCGAACCTTTAAAACAGGTATTGCTGTTTTTCTAGTTCTCTTGATTTTTGGCTTTTTTGGCTGGAAAGGTCTTCAAATTGGTGCTTTGACAGCCGTTTTTAGCCTGAGGGAGAGTTTTGATGAGAGTGTTCATTTTGGGACTTCGCGTATTCTAGGAAATAGTATCGGTGGACTCTATGCCTTGGTCTTCTTCTTATTAAATACCTTTTTCCATGAAGCCTTTTGGGTGACCTTGGTAGTTGTTCCAATCTGCACCATGTTAACCATTATGACAAATGTAGCCATGAATAACAAAGCAGGGGTTATTGGTGGTGTAGCAGCTATGTTAATCATTACCCTATCAATTCCAAGTGGTGAGACAATTTCGTACGTGTTTGTGCGTGTATCAGAAACGTTTATGGGAGTTTTTGTCGCAATTATCGTAAATTACGATATTGATCGTATTCGTCTCTTTTTAGAGAAAAAAGAAAAATAA